From the Companilactobacillus ginsenosidimutans genome, the window TTAATCTAGACATTAATGAAGTTTTGCAACTAAATAATTAGAAATTCCAGATACGATAAATATATTTATTTAAAACTAGAACCAACTATATCAACAATCGTTTTACTATAAAGATACCTAATAAGTATGGTTGTGCTCATTCAATCAATTGTTGATATCCCCCTACAATGTCAACTTAACTTATTTGGTATGTTTCTTCCTTACGACGAAGGAATTAATATGATCCTCCCCCTTGCAGAAAAGTCCTCTTGAATAAAGAGAACTTTTTTTCTTGATATCAAGATTTAATATATTATTAAGTGATTTTCGAATATAATTCTAGTTAGAGGAAAGTATAAATGATTACAAAAGCTGATCACCTTACCGAAATTGAATTACAAACAATCTCTAATATTTGGTTAAGATCCAACACTTCAGCTCATGATTTTATTCCAGCTAAATATTGGAATAACAATTTTGATTCTGTGAAACAACAATTTAAGTCAGCCACTATTTACTTGGCTTATGATAATGAGAAAATTGCTGGTTTTATGGGGATGCAAGATAATTATGTTGCTGGAATTTTTATTGAAGATATCAACATGCATCATGGGTTAGGTAAAGCACTAATTTGTGAAGCTAAAAATAATTATCCAAATCTCAATTTATCCGTCTATGTAAAAAATCAAAATGCAATTGAATTTTATTTGGCACAAGGTTTTTCGAAAGTCAGTGAGAACATTGACCCTGAAACTAATGAGGAAGAAATCGAAATGACTTGGTCGAAGTAATATTTTCAGGGGGAAATGATGGAAACTCGGAGTCGAAGAACTAGAAGCACACGTAGCAATCGTGGTAATGACAATAGTCGCAGTAATCGAAGCAACTTGAACAATCGTACTAGTCGATCCAGCAATAGTGGCAATACCCGAAGCAATTCAAATAACGGATCCAATCAAAAATTTAACTTTTACAAACAATGGTGGTTTTGGTTATTAATCATTATTCTGATTGCCCTACTAGCTCAATGTAATAGACAGCGACATCCTAGCCTTTTTGTTGAATTAAATAAAGATGAAGTAAGGCTGGACAAAAATTTCAATGCAAAAATAACTTTCCAAACTAATAAAAATAACAAATATTATGTGAATGATATTAATAAGAACCAAGCTGTCACACATGGTACTGTGAAGGGTACTCAGAAAACTATCACGCTTCACCAATCAGGAAAATTCCAACTTACTGTTTCTAAAAACAATCAGAGCAAATCTGTGGAATTCAAAATTAATCCTCTGCAAGTCAGTCAAAGTGCAATTAACGCAAGTATGAATGACCATGGAGATACTGCGTTGGACAAAGCACCAAATGTTGACTTGAAGAATATTCCTAAAAACTACAAATCTGCTTATAAAGCGGCAGAAAAATTCTCGAATCAAATGCACATGTCAAAAGCTGGCATCTATTCACATTTGACTAGTGGATATGGAACTAACTACTCCACCGCTGCTGCACAATTTGCTGTTGATAACTTAAATGCAGACTACGACAATAACGCTTTACAAATGGCCAAGAATTTCAAAGAAAATTATCATATGTCTGACGACAGTATTCGTGACCGATTGACTTCTAAATCTGGTGAACAGTTCACCGATAGCCAAGCTGATTATGCTATGAATCATCTAGATAAATAA encodes:
- a CDS encoding GNAT family N-acetyltransferase gives rise to the protein MITKADHLTEIELQTISNIWLRSNTSAHDFIPAKYWNNNFDSVKQQFKSATIYLAYDNEKIAGFMGMQDNYVAGIFIEDINMHHGLGKALICEAKNNYPNLNLSVYVKNQNAIEFYLAQGFSKVSENIDPETNEEEIEMTWSK
- a CDS encoding Ltp family lipoprotein yields the protein MMETRSRRTRSTRSNRGNDNSRSNRSNLNNRTSRSSNSGNTRSNSNNGSNQKFNFYKQWWFWLLIIILIALLAQCNRQRHPSLFVELNKDEVRLDKNFNAKITFQTNKNNKYYVNDINKNQAVTHGTVKGTQKTITLHQSGKFQLTVSKNNQSKSVEFKINPLQVSQSAINASMNDHGDTALDKAPNVDLKNIPKNYKSAYKAAEKFSNQMHMSKAGIYSHLTSGYGTNYSTAAAQFAVDNLNADYDNNALQMAKNFKENYHMSDDSIRDRLTSKSGEQFTDSQADYAMNHLDK